The sequence TTCATTTTTTCATCTCCTTTATTTAAGTTATCCTATTAAAACATCTGTCTGCAACTACTAGTAATATAGTTGCAGACAGTATTAATAATAGTTGATTTTATTTATTCTTTAATATCTCTCTTGCTTTTTTAGCAGCTTTTTCCCCACAGCTTCATCAGGACTTATTTTCTTTTCAATAACAGTTTCTATGTATACTTGTTGAATAATGTTTGCGACATCATCTACTTCAGCAAATGGTTCATTTGGTAGAGTATATTTAAGTTGCTCTACAAATGGTTTATTCTCTGGTAATTGGAAATATGGATCATTTTTTAATGACTTCAAAGTAGGAAGTTGTCCTAACGTTTTACAAGCTTCTAAATTCTTATCATCTCTCATAAGAAACTTAACTAATTCCCAAGCTAATTTTTCCTGTTCAGGTTTACTTTTAAATATCATTAAAGCACGACCATCTAGTGTAGACCAATGAGTATCTCCTTCCTTAGGAACAGGTATAGGAGCCACTCCAACATCTTTACCAATCTCCATTGGCTCACCTGCAGCTTCATCTAAATTAGCCTTCCATCCATAACCAAATTGAAGCCACATACCAATATTTCGAGAGAAGAAATTCTTTTCCATGTTTGGTGGTGCATACTCTTGAGCTTTTCTCATGAATTGAAAGAATTCACCCATTTTGGCATCCTCTTTATCAAATACTACATCAGTACCATATTTATTAAATAACTGATACTGCCCATTATTCATGTTGTAGTATATCTGGGTTAACATAGTCCAGTACCAGCCACCCCATGCTAAAGCTTCATTCCAAAATACAGTACCATATACTTTTGAACCATCCTCACGCTTTGGAAGTCTGCTTATCTTCTCCGCAGTTTCTAAGAATTCTTCAAAAGTTTTTGGCGGTTTATTTGGATCTAATCCTGCTTCCTTAAAAAGATTTTTATTATATATCATAAGCTGAGTAGTTGCATTCCATGGAACATAGTATAATCCACCAAAGTTTTTATTTATGTACCTTTCATCAATGCGTGCAAAAAGTTCATTATAATCTTCAAATTTTTCGTAATTCACTAATTTGCCCATTTTAGCATACTTGGCTGGCTGATACCCAAAAACACCTGCGTAAACATCTGGAGCATCACCTGCTGCGATTCTAGTATCTATGTTTTGGTCATCAGTAACAATTACTTTTACATTAGGGTACTCTTTTTCAAAATATGGGATTATATTTTCTTTCATGAATGAAATATAATCTCCAGCTGGAACCATTAATTCAATTTCACCTTTAAAATCTTCTTTACTAATAATATTTTCTCTAGTGTTATTATCTTGATTTCCTGTCTGTTGTTCTGTTTTTGTCTGATGACTAGAACACCCTGCAAAAGTCATGGTAACCATAACTACTGTAAGAAATAGTGAAATAATTCTTTTAAAATTTTTCATCAATATTTCCCCCTTCTCTTTTTAATTAAATTTAACTTTATATAAAAATATTTGATAATCAAACTTTGTAAATTTTTAGCTTATCTCTATAAAATCCTTTAAATTATATTTTTTATCTCAATTTTAAACAACTCTTTACTTATTTAATACCTGATTTAACTAATATTTTCTCTATTAGCTAAAATTAACTTGAATACTTCGTCAGTACTATCAATAGTTACTTTATATGAATAACCATCTTCATTTTCCCAAATTTCATCATAATTCAATGGAAGGTATTTTTTACTTGTTAATAAAATTTCTCCTTGCCCGAAGGTCTTTATTAACAATGTAACAGCTTTATTATCTTTTATTATGTCAAATATCTCTAATGTACTATAATTTACAACTATATCATCATATACTAGACAATTAATCGGTAGCATTACTCCACTACGAGGTGGTATCATTATCTCATTTCCATCAAATAATAATTGTCCTTTATAAGTAATTTTTGTTTTTCTAGCATACTCATCATAGTTATGAATGAACACAAACTTTTTACTATTTTCATCTTCTCTTATAACAACTTCCAAAAAATTATCAGTTTTATCTACTAAAGGTTTTAATTCTATTTCTTCTGCTATATCTAAAATAACTTGTTTTTTATAATGAAAGTCAAATTCCATACCTACTCCGAATACTACTACTTTTCCATCTCCCACATATTTAGAAAATGCAGTAATATCCTCTGTTTTATCCTTTTCTCTTACTGCAATTGTCTCAATATTATCTCCTTGATATGATTCAGAATATGATACAACTACAGAGTCCATACCCTTAACATTTAACTCATGTCTTACATGCAATCTATCCTTGAACTCAATGTCAATTCCATCTAAAAGAATAGTACAATCTTTACCATCAAAATCTTTAGTTGGCACTGTAGGGAATAACACTAGTTTCCCACCATTTTTTATGTATCTTAAAAGCTTCATTTGAATATCTGCTGACATCCAATCAGTTGTTAAAACCCATAAACTAGGGATTTTATCAACCAATATTTCGCTTTCTTTTAAAAGGTTATAACCTTCATATGAGATATTAGCTACGGTTAATCCCCTAATAACTCCATTAAATCCAAAGTGGTCACGATATGCAGTAATCTTGTTTACCATATCTTTCGTATATTCATTAAAATATTCAGTCATATAATAATCAGGATAAAACCCTAAGTATGTCTGTGTAGCTTTTTTAGTTGATAGTATTTCTTTTTCAAATATTCTGAACATTTTTCCTAAATACTTAATTTTATAGTAGTGTTCTCTTTCTTCTCCTTTAGAACTTAATGGAGCCTGCCACTCATGTCTTCTACCGAAAAGTCCAATATCTTCATAATTTTCTCCACCTGCAAACATATAGTAGTTAAGACCATTCATTCCATGGGCTACACATATCCTTGTATTCAAATCAAAGGCTGATGGTTGAAGCCTTGGTATATCAGATATACAGCCCCCTTGAAATTCAGCTGAGAATAATGGCTGTTTATCAGATTGTACTGCTTTAGTAAAGGCATTAGCTATTATTATGTCATGATAGTTATCATAATTAACATTACCTATATAATAGTCACCAGCTAATACAACTTTATCAATTTCAGCTGTATCATGGAGCTGAGATATCCCTATCGGATAAGCAATCCCACGTTTTGATAAGTCATGGGTTGTAAATCCATGAATATTTACAACAAATGGAACCTCTATTCCATAACCTTCTGCAATTTCCTTTAGCTTATTGATATATTTCTTATAGTAATTTCTCATGAAATAGCCCCATTCATAGTGAAGAGGTAATGCATAGTTTTCTTCCTGATTTAATGTATATTCAAATGCAAATTCCTCAAAAC comes from Caldisalinibacter kiritimatiensis and encodes:
- a CDS encoding extracellular solute-binding protein, which codes for MKNFKRIISLFLTVVMVTMTFAGCSSHQTKTEQQTGNQDNNTRENIISKEDFKGEIELMVPAGDYISFMKENIIPYFEKEYPNVKVIVTDDQNIDTRIAAGDAPDVYAGVFGYQPAKYAKMGKLVNYEKFEDYNELFARIDERYINKNFGGLYYVPWNATTQLMIYNKNLFKEAGLDPNKPPKTFEEFLETAEKISRLPKREDGSKVYGTVFWNEALAWGGWYWTMLTQIYYNMNNGQYQLFNKYGTDVVFDKEDAKMGEFFQFMRKAQEYAPPNMEKNFFSRNIGMWLQFGYGWKANLDEAAGEPMEIGKDVGVAPIPVPKEGDTHWSTLDGRALMIFKSKPEQEKLAWELVKFLMRDDKNLEACKTLGQLPTLKSLKNDPYFQLPENKPFVEQLKYTLPNEPFAEVDDVANIIQQVYIETVIEKKISPDEAVGKKLLKKQERY
- a CDS encoding beta-galactosidase, coding for MIDIKNEKVMINGHERMLYGGELHYFRVPREEWRNRIQKIKEAGCNMISTYIPWIWHEQEEGKIDLTGYTRAERDLNSFLKLLYEENVYCLVRPGPYVMAELKQEGLPDWVLDKYPEVIARKQDGQIHPTKVVSYMHPKFLELVSKWYKAVCEIIEPYQITKGGPIIMFQLDNEVGMLQWVTNQADYSDITLNYFRDYLIDEYKSLDNLKEKFRVNVSSFEEFAFEYTLNQEENYALPLHYEWGYFMRNYYKKYINKLKEIAEGYGIEVPFVVNIHGFTTHDLSKRGIAYPIGISQLHDTAEIDKVVLAGDYYIGNVNYDNYHDIIIANAFTKAVQSDKQPLFSAEFQGGCISDIPRLQPSAFDLNTRICVAHGMNGLNYYMFAGGENYEDIGLFGRRHEWQAPLSSKGEEREHYYKIKYLGKMFRIFEKEILSTKKATQTYLGFYPDYYMTEYFNEYTKDMVNKITAYRDHFGFNGVIRGLTVANISYEGYNLLKESEILVDKIPSLWVLTTDWMSADIQMKLLRYIKNGGKLVLFPTVPTKDFDGKDCTILLDGIDIEFKDRLHVRHELNVKGMDSVVVSYSESYQGDNIETIAVREKDKTEDITAFSKYVGDGKVVVFGVGMEFDFHYKKQVILDIAEEIELKPLVDKTDNFLEVVIREDENSKKFVFIHNYDEYARKTKITYKGQLLFDGNEIMIPPRSGVMLPINCLVYDDIVVNYSTLEIFDIIKDNKAVTLLIKTFGQGEILLTSKKYLPLNYDEIWENEDGYSYKVTIDSTDEVFKLILANRENIS